From the genome of Notolabrus celidotus isolate fNotCel1 chromosome 5, fNotCel1.pri, whole genome shotgun sequence, one region includes:
- the slc7a3a gene encoding cationic amino acid transporter 3a, translating into MVSKLSNFGKALLRRRALVDSGEESPFARCLSTLDLIALGVGSTLGAGVYVLAGEVAREKAGPAIVLCFLIAALSSMLAGLCYAEFGARVPKTGSAYLYSYVTVGEIWAFITGWNLILSYVIGTASVARAWSSTFDNLVEQKISGFFKASMTMKVPGGVLAEYPDLFALILILLLTGLLAFGVSESALVNKIFTGINLVVLGFVIISGFVKGDTNNWNLTSGDYYTFINDSNGTRTPKLEEEFGDGGFAPFGLSGVLSGAATCFYAFVGFDCIATTSEEAKNPMRSIPIGIVASLLICFFAYFGVSAALTLMMPYYQLNTQSPLPEAFTYVGWAPARYIVAVGSLCALSTSLLGSMFPMPRVIYAMAEDGLLFRILSRINARTKTPLLATIASGIVAALMAFLFDLAALVDLMSIGTLLAYSLVAICVLILRYQPGTLNSSSQTENLVELVEGEKVPVKGAESEDEYDDTPLKEAFKVKLLFFPSGKNPTQTSGFIVYATTAIISVLITLLCIVLANCLPDLLAARPGVLVPCVILTLLCVVCVIIIWRQPESKEALNFKVPLLPWLPLFSVFVNIYLMMQLDLGTWCRFAVWMAIGFAIYFFYGIRNSGEAANNRSSPRKYEPALQSKSPIYKGGDSDLEASSP; encoded by the exons ATGGTCAGCAAGCTGTCCAACTTTGGCAAAGCCCTGCTGCGTCGCCGGGCTTTGGTCGACTCTGGTGAGGAGTCCCCGTTTGCCCGATGCCTCTCCACGCTGGACCTCATCGCCCTGGGGGTGGGCTCCACGTTGGGCGCCGGTGTCTACGTCCTCGCTGGTGAAGTCGCCAGGGAGAAAGCAGGGCCCGCTATTGTCCTCTGCTTCCTCATCGCCGCTCTGTCCTCCATGTTGGCCGGCCTGTGCTACGCTGAGTTTGGAGCCCGTGTCCCCAAAACAGGGTCAGCGTATCTGTACAGCTACGTGACAGTGGGTGAAATCTGGGCCTTCATCACCGGGTGGAACCTCATCCTCTCTTATGTGATAG GAACGGCCAGCGTGGCTCGGGCCTGGAGCTCAACCTTCGACAACTTAGTGGAGCAGAAGATCTCAGGCTTCTTTAAAGCCTCCATGACCATGAAAGTACCAGGAGGGGTGCTGGCAGAGTACCCCGACCTGTTCgccctcatcctcatcctgctgctcacTG GACTTCTGGCCTTCGGCGTCAGCGAGTCCGCTCTGGTGAACAAGATCTTCACGGGCATCAATCTGGTGGTTCTGGGCTTCGTGATCATCTCAGGGTTCGTGAAAGGCGACACAAATAACTGGAACCTGACGTCAGGCGACTACTACACCTTCATCAACGACAGCAACGGGACCAGGACTCCAAA ATTAGAGGAGGAATTCGGTGATGGTGGCTTCGCTCCCTTTGGCCTCAGTGGGGTCTTGTCTGGTGCTGCTACTTGCTTCTACGCCTTTGTCGGCTTCGACTGCATCGCCACAACAA GTGAAGAAGCAAAGAACCCCATGCGTTCCATTCCCATCGGCATCGTGGCCTCCCTGCTCATTTGTTTCTTCGCCTACTTCGGCGTGTCTGCGGCTCTGACCCTGATGATGCCGTACTACCAGCTGAACACCCAGAGCCCGCTCCCTGAGGCCTTCACCTACGTGGGCTGGGCTCCGGCCCGGTACATCGTGGCGGTGGgctctctctgtgctctgtctACGAG tctccTGGGCTCCATGTTCCCCATGCCCCGTGTGATCTACGCCATGGCTGAGGACGGGCTGCTGTTCCGTATCCTCTCCAGGATCAATGCTCGCACAAAGACCCCTCTCCTGGCTACCATTGCTTCTGGCATTGTTGCAG CTCTGATGGCCTTCCTGTTCGACCTGGCGGCTCTGGTAGACCTCATGTCCATTGGAACTCTGTTGGCGTACTCTTTAGTGGCCATCTGTGTCCTTATCCTCAG gTACCAGCCAGGCACCCTGAACTCATCCAGCCAGACGGAGAATCTGGTGGAGCTGGTTGAAGGCGAGAAAGTGCCGGTTAAAGGAGCGGAGAGCGAAGACGAGTACGATGACACGCCGCTCAAAGAGGCTTTCAAGGTCAAGCTGCTCTTCTTCCCGAGCGGAAAGAACCCGACGCAGACCTCTGGGTTCATCGTCTACGCCACCACCGCCATCATCT CTGTTCTTATCACCCTGCTGTGCATCGTCTTGGCCAACTGTCTCCCAGACCTGCTGGCGGCACGGCCCGGCGTCCTGGTGCCCTGCGTCATcctgactctgctctgtgtcGTCTGCGTCATTATCATCTGGAGGCAACCTGAGAGCAAAGAGGCGCTGAACTTCAAG GTCCCTCTGCTCCCCTGGTTGCCCTTGTTCAGTGTTTTCGTCAACATCTACCTCATGATGCAGCTGGACCTGGGAACATGGTGCCGATTCGCCGTCTGGATGGCCATAG GTTTTGCGATCTACTTCTTCTATGGTATCAGGAACAGCGGTGAAGCAGCCAACAACAGGTCGTCCCCTCGCAAGTACGAACCCGCGCTGCAGAGCAAAAGCCCGATCTACAAAGGCGGTGACAGTGA